A stretch of Geomonas oryzisoli DNA encodes these proteins:
- a CDS encoding sigma-54-dependent transcriptional regulator, with protein MHILVVDDESVIREGLARILEGDSFTVDAAKNGHAAIELLQQKQFDLIITDLKMPGMSGFEVLNAVKILQPDTPVIMITGFATVETAVEAMKNGTVDYIVKPFTPEQILEKVHLALEQKKTTVEDIVVKKEIDCHHGFDEFVGESREMQKVYRRIIQVAATDSTVLITGESGTGKEVAARAIHKHSSRRDQPFVAVDCTALAENLLESELFGHVKGSFTGAMQTKMGLLMVADGGTLFLDEVSNISLSTQAKLLRVLQERQVTPIGGTQPVSFNIHLVAATNRSLKAMVAEGKFREDLFFRLNIIPLELPPLRERKGDIPLLIRHFMNKFVEEVGKDVRGISPEAMHFLENYAYPGNVRELVNTIERAVVLCEGDVIQKENLELGEAAEVCSTGFDGFVPTNAEALKEMKRHIRDRSVENVEKAFVIQALKRNNWNISRAAEETGMLRPNFQTMLKRLGISVKDYFGR; from the coding sequence CGTATTCTCGAAGGAGATTCCTTCACCGTAGATGCCGCCAAGAACGGGCACGCTGCCATAGAGCTTTTGCAGCAGAAACAGTTCGACCTGATCATCACCGATCTGAAGATGCCTGGCATGAGCGGCTTTGAGGTGCTGAACGCGGTCAAGATACTGCAACCGGACACCCCGGTGATCATGATTACCGGCTTCGCCACCGTGGAGACCGCCGTCGAGGCCATGAAGAACGGCACCGTCGATTACATCGTCAAGCCTTTCACCCCGGAGCAGATCCTGGAGAAGGTGCACCTGGCGCTGGAGCAGAAGAAGACTACGGTAGAAGATATCGTGGTGAAGAAGGAGATCGACTGCCACCACGGCTTCGACGAGTTCGTCGGGGAAAGCCGGGAGATGCAGAAGGTCTACCGCCGCATCATCCAGGTCGCCGCCACCGACAGCACCGTCCTTATCACCGGCGAGAGCGGCACCGGCAAGGAAGTCGCCGCCCGCGCCATCCACAAGCACAGCTCCAGGCGCGACCAGCCCTTCGTCGCCGTCGACTGCACCGCCCTCGCCGAGAACCTCCTGGAGAGTGAACTTTTCGGCCACGTGAAAGGTTCCTTCACCGGCGCGATGCAGACCAAGATGGGCCTTCTGATGGTCGCCGACGGCGGGACGCTCTTCCTCGACGAGGTCTCCAATATCAGCCTCTCCACCCAGGCGAAGCTTCTGCGCGTGCTGCAGGAGCGCCAGGTCACCCCGATCGGCGGCACCCAGCCGGTCTCCTTCAACATCCACCTCGTCGCTGCCACCAATCGCAGCCTGAAGGCCATGGTGGCCGAGGGGAAATTCCGGGAAGACCTCTTCTTCCGCCTCAACATCATCCCGCTGGAACTCCCACCCCTGCGCGAGCGCAAGGGGGACATCCCGCTCCTGATCCGCCACTTCATGAACAAGTTCGTGGAGGAGGTCGGTAAGGACGTGCGCGGCATCTCTCCGGAGGCGATGCACTTTCTGGAGAACTACGCCTACCCCGGCAACGTCCGCGAACTGGTCAACACCATCGAGCGCGCCGTGGTCCTGTGCGAGGGGGACGTGATCCAGAAGGAAAATCTCGAGTTGGGCGAAGCGGCCGAGGTGTGCAGCACCGGGTTTGACGGTTTCGTCCCCACCAACGCCGAGGCCCTCAAGGAGATGAAGCGCCACATCCGCGACCGGTCGGTCGAAAACGTGGAGAAGGCGTTCGTGATCCAAGCCCTGAAGCGCAACAACTGGAACATCTCCCGCGCCGCCGAGGAAACCGGCATGCTGCGCCCCAACTTCCAGACCATGTTGAAGCGCCTGGGCATTTCCGTTAAGGACTACTTCGGCCGGTAA